A genome region from Dolichospermum compactum NIES-806 includes the following:
- a CDS encoding phosphoribulokinase gives MSRPIILGIVGDSAAGKTTLTRGIAQVLGPENVTIICTDDYHRYDRTQRAELGITALHPDCNYLDIMQQHLSLLRTGQAILKPVYSHKTGTFEPPQYIKPSKFVIIEGLLGYSTRVARDAYDVKVYLAPPESLRADWKVKRDTQKRGYTPEQVLAELDKREPDSEMYIRPQRQWSDIVVSFYPPNDEIDETNGHLNVRLVLRPSIPHPDFTEIIHAGHGDSQSAIRLGLDRDMGKPVDVLEVDGHATLEQVNKIERIMCNDMPHLNSVCDRESNPELGKIAGTTGETLQSYPLALTQLIITYHMLKATQIHQ, from the coding sequence ATGAGCCGTCCAATTATTCTGGGTATTGTTGGTGATAGTGCTGCGGGGAAAACAACTCTGACTAGAGGGATTGCTCAGGTATTAGGTCCTGAAAATGTGACTATTATCTGTACAGACGATTACCACCGTTACGATCGCACACAAAGGGCAGAACTCGGCATTACAGCCCTCCATCCTGATTGTAACTACCTGGATATCATGCAGCAACATTTATCGCTGCTACGGACAGGACAGGCGATTCTCAAGCCGGTTTACAGCCATAAAACAGGCACATTTGAGCCGCCACAATATATTAAGCCGAGTAAATTTGTGATTATTGAAGGGTTACTAGGTTATTCTACCCGTGTAGCCCGTGATGCTTATGATGTTAAAGTCTATCTTGCTCCTCCTGAATCGCTACGTGCTGATTGGAAGGTGAAACGGGATACTCAAAAGCGCGGTTATACTCCAGAACAGGTATTAGCGGAGTTAGACAAGCGCGAACCAGATTCAGAAATGTATATCCGTCCTCAGCGGCAATGGTCAGATATCGTGGTCAGTTTCTATCCTCCCAATGATGAAATTGATGAAACTAACGGACATTTAAATGTGCGCTTGGTGCTGCGTCCTTCCATTCCCCACCCTGATTTTACGGAAATTATTCACGCTGGTCATGGTGATTCCCAGTCAGCTATCCGTTTGGGACTGGATAGAGATATGGGAAAACCAGTGGATGTTTTAGAGGTGGACGGTCATGCAACTTTGGAACAGGTGAATAAAATCGAACGGATTATGTGTAATGATATGCCGCATTTGAATAGTGTCTGCGATCGCGAAAGTAATCCAGAATTGGGTAAAATTGCGGGTACAACTGGAGAAACACTGCAAAGTTATCCTCTCGCCCTGACTCAGTTAATTATTACCTACCATATGCTCAAAGCTACGCAAATTCACCAGTAA
- the radC gene encoding RadC family protein: MTYCLRIADLPENERPRERLMTYGPKILATAELIAILLGTGQGPGKLSAVGLGQYILQELSKGQCDPLAALRNVSPAELMEIPGVGPAKATTILAAIELGKRTFLSRPSDGTVIDSPIAAAAVLSQDLMWQNQERFAVLLLDVKNKLLGTKVITIGTATETLASPRDIFREVIRQGATRVIVAHNHPSGCLEPSEADIELTRQLLAGAELLAISILDHLILGNGTHQSLREITTLWDDCPQVD; encoded by the coding sequence ATGACTTATTGCCTGAGAATAGCTGACTTACCGGAAAATGAACGCCCCCGTGAAAGGTTAATGACTTACGGACCGAAGATTTTAGCCACAGCGGAATTAATCGCTATTTTGCTGGGTACTGGTCAAGGACCTGGTAAACTCTCAGCAGTTGGTTTAGGGCAATATATATTACAGGAATTGAGTAAAGGTCAGTGTGACCCCTTAGCTGCTTTACGAAATGTCTCCCCCGCTGAATTAATGGAAATCCCCGGTGTGGGACCAGCAAAAGCAACAACCATTTTGGCTGCAATTGAATTGGGTAAACGCACTTTTTTATCCCGTCCTTCCGACGGAACAGTAATTGATAGTCCCATTGCTGCGGCTGCAGTGCTGAGTCAAGACTTGATGTGGCAAAATCAAGAAAGATTTGCCGTATTGTTATTGGACGTGAAAAATAAGTTATTAGGCACAAAGGTAATTACAATTGGGACGGCCACAGAAACTTTAGCCTCTCCCCGTGATATCTTTCGAGAAGTGATTCGTCAAGGTGCTACCAGGGTAATAGTTGCCCATAATCACCCTTCTGGGTGTTTAGAACCCAGTGAAGCAGATATAGAATTGACTCGTCAATTATTAGCCGGGGCAGAACTATTAGCTATTTCCATTTTAGATCATTTAATCTTAGGTAATGGCACTCATCAGAGTTTAAGAGAAATTACAACTTTATGGGATGATTGTCCTCAAGTTGATTGA